CTGCCGACCTGCGAGGAGGTCGAGGCTTTGGCCTACGACTTCCTCGAAGGCCGGCTCGATCCCAAAATCGAGAAGGCCCTGCTTCGCCACCTCAAGCTCTGCCCGCCTTGCGTCCGATTCATGGAAGCCTACCGCAAGACCCGGGCCGCCGGACCGGAGGCTTCGCCGCCGCCGCTCGATCCGGTTTTCAAGGACCACCTGCTGGAGCTGTTCAAGAAAGATTCCAAATAATCCCCGGCAAAAAAGGCCCGCCGCTCTCGCGACGGGCCCTGCCTTTTTAACCCTTTTTCGGATTCAGGGGGTTTCAAGCATGTTGAAAAAGGATTTTTGCATGCGCGGCGTCAGCATGGTCCAGACCACGACGCTGCCCTGCCGGATGAG
The window above is part of the bacterium genome. Proteins encoded here:
- a CDS encoding zf-HC2 domain-containing protein; translated protein: MSIRSKISRFIDRSLGLPTCEEVEALAYDFLEGRLDPKIEKALLRHLKLCPPCVRFMEAYRKTRAAGPEASPPPLDPVFKDHLLELFKKDSK